One Streptomyces sp. R28 DNA window includes the following coding sequences:
- a CDS encoding DUF5829 family protein, translated as MFLALVVVLTGAVGTGTGKALAEEGPAQSDRQLLFYNHAYGVLDRETADAIEHSPYLREFANFQVRTTTGSGGQTWTGRYLMGRETYLELFGVGDVPGQDGTLGSAGMGVSTEQAGDLGAVITRLREQGVAEPIEFRQTRDFGDGVPVPWFDAVFTSDQYDAFGAWGMEYRPEYFADPRSNTEPAGHPGDVGRERYLSDGYRDHLMRDVTSVRLAVTEGDLADTVPLLRAGGFHVRDVPGGGVVARGGGTTIRFDVVARDQAGLRQVEFSLNEAVSYRHEERIGRSTLTVGPGARAVWRFGT; from the coding sequence ATGTTCTTGGCCCTCGTCGTAGTCCTGACCGGCGCGGTCGGGACCGGTACGGGGAAGGCGCTGGCCGAGGAGGGCCCGGCGCAGTCCGATCGACAGCTGCTCTTCTACAACCACGCCTACGGAGTGCTCGACCGGGAGACCGCCGACGCCATCGAACACTCCCCGTATCTCCGTGAGTTCGCGAACTTCCAGGTCCGCACCACGACCGGGTCGGGCGGACAGACCTGGACCGGCCGCTACCTGATGGGCCGGGAGACGTATCTCGAACTGTTCGGGGTGGGTGATGTGCCCGGCCAGGACGGCACGCTCGGCTCAGCCGGGATGGGCGTCTCGACCGAGCAGGCCGGTGATCTGGGTGCGGTGATCACGCGCCTGCGGGAGCAGGGGGTCGCCGAGCCGATCGAGTTCCGGCAGACACGTGACTTCGGTGACGGTGTGCCGGTGCCGTGGTTCGACGCCGTTTTCACCTCCGATCAGTACGACGCCTTCGGTGCCTGGGGGATGGAGTACCGCCCGGAGTACTTCGCCGATCCGCGGAGCAACACCGAGCCGGCCGGTCATCCCGGCGACGTGGGCCGGGAGCGCTACCTGTCCGACGGCTACCGCGATCACCTGATGCGTGACGTGACCTCCGTGCGCCTCGCGGTGACCGAAGGCGACCTGGCCGACACGGTGCCGCTGCTGCGGGCCGGCGGGTTCCACGTCCGGGATGTGCCGGGCGGCGGGGTCGTGGCGCGGGGAGGCGGGACGACGATCCGCTTCGACGTGGTCGCGCGCGACCAGGCGGGCCTGCGGCAGGTCGAGTTCTCGCTCAACGAGGCGGTGTCTTACCGGCACGAGGAACGGATCGGCCGGTCGACCCTCACGGTCGGGCCCGGCGCTCGTGCCGTGTGGAGGTTCGGCACCTGA
- a CDS encoding helix-turn-helix domain-containing protein has protein sequence MDDKPEARTGPAADTGIDTAAGLDRRAELSEFLRTRRARLKPEDVGLPDFGRHRRVPGLRREELAQLAGVSVAYYTRLEQGNGRNVSAEVLDAIARALRLSDAEHAHLTHLAKPKQHKKKQVARTEQVRPALRQLLDSIEGVPAYISGRRSDILAWNRMAAAVFGDWSELPPQERNWARLVFLRPEYRDLFVEWDQKAYDMVSYLRMDAGCHSDDPLLSALVGELSVKSEEFRRLWATHDVKEKSYGVKHLRHPLVGGLTLNFESFRLPDGTEQSLITYHAEPGSPSAEALRLLASWGTDATKAGATGPTGRTGSGPGTSAPSV, from the coding sequence ATGGACGACAAGCCCGAAGCCAGGACGGGACCTGCTGCCGACACGGGCATCGACACCGCTGCCGGCCTGGACCGGCGCGCCGAGCTCAGCGAGTTTCTGCGCACCCGGCGTGCCCGGCTGAAGCCGGAGGACGTCGGGCTGCCGGACTTCGGGCGGCACCGCAGGGTGCCGGGGCTGCGGCGCGAGGAGCTGGCACAGCTCGCCGGGGTGTCCGTGGCGTACTACACGCGCCTTGAGCAGGGCAACGGACGCAACGTCTCGGCGGAGGTCCTCGACGCGATCGCGCGGGCGCTGCGGCTGAGCGACGCCGAGCACGCGCACCTCACGCACCTCGCGAAGCCCAAGCAGCACAAGAAGAAGCAGGTCGCGCGGACGGAGCAGGTGCGGCCGGCGCTGCGGCAGCTGCTGGACTCGATCGAAGGCGTGCCCGCGTACATCTCCGGCCGGCGCTCGGACATCCTCGCCTGGAACCGGATGGCGGCGGCGGTCTTCGGCGACTGGTCGGAGCTGCCGCCGCAGGAGCGGAACTGGGCGCGGCTGGTGTTCCTGCGGCCCGAGTACCGCGACCTGTTCGTGGAGTGGGACCAGAAGGCGTACGACATGGTCAGCTACCTCCGCATGGACGCGGGCTGCCACTCGGACGATCCGCTCCTGTCCGCCCTGGTCGGCGAACTCTCCGTCAAGAGCGAGGAGTTCCGCCGGCTGTGGGCCACCCATGACGTCAAGGAGAAGAGCTACGGCGTCAAGCACCTGCGGCATCCGCTGGTGGGCGGGCTGACCTTGAACTTCGAGTCGTTCCGCCTGCCCGACGGCACCGAGCAGAGCCTGATCACGTACCACGCGGAGCCGGGGTCGCCGTCGGCGGAGGCGTTGCGGTTGCTGGCGAGCTGGGGCACCGACGCGACGAAGGCGGGGGCGACGGGTCCGACGGGCAGGACGGGTTCGGGCCCTGGGACATCGGCGCCGTCCGTGTGA